Proteins encoded in a region of the Pocillopora verrucosa isolate sample1 chromosome 11, ASM3666991v2, whole genome shotgun sequence genome:
- the LOC131794590 gene encoding uncharacterized protein, producing MKAIFIFLFVSIVGLLAVKRSAADRWQKQNTAPVCFGAKSGQFGRFNVKTGQKLAAVKLVHLYGYVSCDTRHVSYWSYWGCGSYGWGLDKINVVITTLGNQVLLPPHELITNDSAKWSKVPGYKSFSSELVLSFFSPSQVKYNQELRVWYGEDLMDTSEGDNGGTICVDVYAIFV from the exons ATGaaagctattttcattttcctgttcgTTTCAATTGTTGGGTTGTTGGCCGTGAAGAGAAGTGCTGCAG ATAGATGGCAAAAGCAGAATACCGCGCCGGTGTGTTTTGGCGCAAAGAGCGGACAGTTTGGAAGATTCAATGTTAAAACTGGTCAAAAACTGGCCGCTGTGAAGTTGGTTCATCTCTACGGGTACGTGTCCTGTGACACACGACATGTCTCTTATTGGTCTTACTGGGGCTGTGGCTCGTACGGCTGGGGACTGGACAAGATTAATGTTGTCATAACAACCTTAGGCAATCAAGTTCTTTTGCCGCCACACGAATTAATCACAAATGATAGTGCTAAATGGTCCAAGGTTCCTGGATATAAATCATTTTCCTCGGAGTTAGTGCTCTCCTTTTTCAGCCCCTCCCAGGTGAAATACAACCAAGAGTTACGAGTGTGGTATGGCGAGGATCTGATGGATACCAGCGAGGGAGACAATGGAGGCACCATTTGCGTTGATGTATATGCAATTTTCGTCTGA
- the LOC136284385 gene encoding adenosine receptor A3-like, with protein MDNNTAPYFNESCNATVLSDHLHEVSNQLETNNTEVAKLISIATVIVLINSLVLYLFFKNRSLRTVSNYPLFSLATCDFFCGIVVIPLFTIMSFTPLVQSQGATRFYLGFLVTVLHNFIAIVTVYHIVIVTGERYMAIKFPFKHRVLDQKNVLTVLITVWISSLLISSIPFTWIHKIYPVKKPVSSRLAFGFTIFCSIFVLVLPYIFLMYAFADMFKGVYGKPRDKHQRSNDSGMALRRSRSIEKHSGSKFKCLTLFVIMSSVFLICWLPWFVVFLLHQLSFDTSKLLVPSQVALFIRYMTSVVNPLLYTFLKRDFLQTLKFTFRRRRQVSHSVIYPNGNETLQTEFNHSGVSVTHSRDRQSSKAVNLGTIQEGEGYFGDSEC; from the coding sequence ATGGATAATAATACGGCACCCTACTTCAACGAGTCCTGCAATGCAACGGTACTTTCAGATCATCTGCACGAAGTCAGCAACCAGCTTGAGACAAACAACACGGAAGTTGCAAAATTGATTTCCATTGCAACAGTTATCGTCCTCATCAACAGTTTggtcctttatttatttttcaagaatagATCTCTGCGGACCGTTTCAAACTATCCACTATTCAGCTTGGCAACTTGTGACTTCTTCTGCGGAATTGTAGTCATTCCTCTATTTACAATAATGTCTTTTACGCCATTGGTACAATCCCAAGGTGCAACAAGGTTCTATCTGGGATTTTTGGTAACAGTTCTTCACAACTTCATAGCCATCGTCACTGTTTACCACATAGTTATTGTTACGGGGGAACGTTACATGGCGattaaatttccatttaaacATCGCGTTCTTGACCAAAAGAACGTCCTAACAGTGCTAATTACTGTCTGGATTTCCTCGCTTCTAATATCATCAATTCCATTTACCTGGATTCATAAGATATATCCAGTAAAAAAGCCAGTTTCTTCAAGGTTAGCATTCGGTTTCACTATATTCTGCTCGATATTTGTCTTGGTTCTACCCTACATTTTTTTGATGTATGCATTCGCTGACATGTTTAAAGGCGTCTATGGTAAACCAAGGGATAAGCATCAACGTAGTAATGATTCCGGAATGGCTCTGCGCCGCAGTAGAAGCATTGAAAAACATTCAGGTAGCAAGTTTAAGTGTCTAACACTATTCGTCATTATGTCGTCCGTATTTCTGATTTGTTGGCTTCCTTGGTTTGTGGTATTTCTGTTACACCAGTTGTCCTTCGACACCTCTAAATTGCTTGTACCGTCTCAAGTGGCGCTTTTTATCCGCTACATGACCTCAGTTGTCAACCCGCTGCTTTACACTTTTCTAAAAAGAGACTTTTTACAGACTCTTAAATTTACCTTCAGGAGACGCAGGCAAGTTTCGCATTCAGTTATCTATCCTAATGGGAACGAGACATTGCAAACGGAATTCAACCATTCTGGAGTGTCAGTCACTCATTCACGTGATAGGCAATCTTCCAAGGCGGTGAATTTAGGCACCATCCAAGAGGGTGAGGGGTATTTTGGTGACAGTGAGTGTTGA
- the LOC136284386 gene encoding neuromedin-U receptor 2-like produces MATINSSTNLTDESSGYYAQLIPIAVLIAFVNGVVFVLYAKDKHLRTPANYLLFSLAVCDFMTGLINIPLFIIVFTRVFAPQPGKIFGFFVVVLHNMVIVSVVYHIFLTTAERYFSIVHPFRHRWKITKGTVLKIILVIWLAAIVIAFLPIVWFHRFIYFQENISSVTLQIQTGHNIFCMVFVFLLPYTVMVYLQVIMFRNIQKRSFKFGKQERLSCTAVNRKFNSMKRSLIIFALMAFFYAVCWFPWYVVSLLINLWFPLSYEAQIVLSKFAHAFVIIRYYASIVNPALYIFLKRDFFASLKSIVLRRTPKRTNNSQATGLITERTVNREYALGLLTGQDKEAL; encoded by the coding sequence ATGGCGACCATAAACTCCTCGACAAACCTAACAGACGAGAGTTCTGGGTATTATGCCCAGCTAATACCAATCGCGGTGTTGATTGCCTTCGTTAACGGCGTCGTATTTGTGCTTTACGCCAAAGACAAACATCTAAGAACACCAGCTAATTATTTGCTGTTCAGTTTGGCAGTATGTGACTTTATGACAGGGCTTATTAATATTCCTCTATTCATTATTGTGTTCACAAGAGTATTTGCTCCTCAACCTGGCAAGATTTTCGGATTTTTCGTGGTAGTTCTGCATAATATGGTAATAGTTTCAGTGGTTTACCACATCTTCTTAACAACTGccgaaagatatttttcaatcgTTCACCCGTTTCGTCACCGATGGAAGATAACAAAGGGTACAGTTTTGAAGATTATTCTTGTTATTTGGTTGGCTGCCATCGTGATAGCTTTCCTGCCTATCGTGTGGTTTCATAGGTTCATTtactttcaagaaaacatttcatcTGTAACTCTACAGATACAAACGGGTCATAATATATTCTGTAtggtttttgtgtttcttttgcCATATACTGTTATGGTATATTTACAAGTTATTATGTTCAGAAATATTCAAAAAAGGTCCTTTAAGTTTGGCAAACAAGAAAGATTAAGCTGTACTGCAGTAAACCGAAAATTTAACAGCATGAAGCGTAGTCTGATCATTTTCGCGCTCATGgcttttttttatgctgtttgTTGGTTTCCTTGGTATGTGGTCAGCCTCCTCATCAATCTCTGGTTTCCTCTTAGTTACGAAGCACAGATTGTTCTTTCGAAGTTTGCTCATGCATTTGTCATAATAAGGTATTATGCTTCCATTGTCAATCCGGCACTTTATATATTTCTTAAAAGGGACTTCTTCGCGTCTTTAAAGTCCATCGTTCTACGACGTACaccaaaaagaacaaacaacAGTCAAGCCACAGGTTTGATCACGGAACGCACAGTTAATAGAGAATATGCTCTAGGCCTCTTAACGGGGCAGGATAAAGAAGCACTATAG
- the LOC131794576 gene encoding uncharacterized protein, which produces MKSIFIFLSVSILELLAVKRSAEAFWHKQNTSPVCFGAKNNRFGSFTAKTGSKRLAAVKLVHLYGYVTCNTRQVSYWSYWGCGSNALVRESVNVVITTSTDQIILPPSQLIVRDNAKWSKIPTYNSLSPELILSSLNPTPVALNQQLRLWYGEDLMNSTEGDNDGTVCVEVYALFV; this is translated from the exons ATGaaatctattttcattttcttgtccGTTTCAATTCTTGAGTTGTTGGCCGTGAAGAGAAGTGCTGAAG CTTTTTGGCACAAGCAAAATACCTCTCCAGTTTGTTTCGGCGCCAAGAACAACCGATTTGGCAGTTTTACGGCTAAAACTGGTTCTAAAAGGCTGGCTGCCGTAAAGCTGGTTCACCTGTACGGTTATGTAACGTGTAACACACGACAAGTCTCCTATTGGTCTTACTGGGGCTGTGGCTCGAATGCCTTGGTACGGGAATCGGTTAATGTTGTCATAACAACCTCGACTGACCAAATAATTTTGCCACCAAGCCAGCTCATTGTACGTGATAATGCTAAGTGGTCCAAAATTCCTACATATAACTCATTATCTCCAGAGTTGATATTGTCGTCTCTCAACCCCACCCCCGTTGCCTTGAACCAACAGTTACGCTTGTGGTATGGCGAGGATCTAATGAACTCCACCGAAGGAGATAATGATGGCACTGTATGCGTTGAAGTTTATGCACTTTTCGTCTGA